The genome window AAGCTGAAAATGAGGGATGTAGGGCGGGATTTAATCCCGCCCTACATCCCGGATGCGCTCTCAGCATCCATCACTTACAGCTTGATGGAGTACTAGCGCGGCCAGCGCAGTTACGAGAGCGTGTAAAAACGGCAGTTGCTCCGCTGCTCCGCTGGGTCGTGCACCGCGCGGATGAACAGGGCGGCTTCATGCGCATGAGCGGGGCGGTTGCAGAAAGTCACTGCTTCGTTTTTCGCTTTGATGCTGCGACTGCCACCGCGCCAAAACCTACTAACAAGGAAATGACATACAGTCTGAGTGTCAGATCCTCTGTTCCCAAAACGAGACAGAGGCTTGAAAAAACAAATAACACAGCAGTGATGTTTTTAATTTGTTTTAGCTCATTGCTTGTTGCTGCTTTCAGGGTTATGGCGCTTACTACATAAAAGCTAGATGTAAGCGAAAAGTACTGGAGAAGCCAGCCCCAATTTTTCATGTTCATAGTGACCTTTTTTTTTTGCTACAGCAATTTCAGCGGGATAACAAACGAACGCAACTCTCACGAACCTTGGGCAAGCGTATAAGCCACCTTCATATTCAACAGTATGCCAAAGTAATCGAGGTAGCTCTACGAACTTCAGCTTACTTTGGCGTAGAACCTCAGTAAGCTGAAGTCTGAACAATCCAGATTGCCTATCGCGTAGAGAGCAATTATTTGCATCCAGTAGAAGGCGGTAACTAATTTGCATTAGGTCTCTTACCCCTACTACATTCGTCAGAGGCATTAGCACATGCGGCAGCCGCAGCTATTGCAGCCAATGGGTGGGTAGCAATTGCAACAAAGCACCCAGGAACAAAACCCGAGGCACACGCCCCAACTATTGCCACGTTGTTTAGAAGGAAGTAGCCTGCGGCAGCAATGCACGCGAGAGTTGCGGTCACGCAACTTAACCCAGTTGGATCGAAATTGTTTGCTGGGTCATTCATTGCATAGGCGTAACGGTTGAAGCTTTGCGGACGATCTATCTGTGCTGCCCCCATTACATCAGGCTTCTGCCCGTTACAGGCTCTGCCTTTTGGATCAGCCTGCGCAAACCGGCCCCAGCCGCTCCCATACGTTCGCGCTTGCGCATAATCCAACCCAGTCGCCACGTCGCGTTCGTAGGTCGCAAACTTGCGCGTGTTCAAGTTCACATCACCCGACGCTGACCATTCACTGATGATCTGTCCGAACGGATCGAACTGTGCAGTGTAAGCCACATTGCCCGCCGTATTGGTCAGCAGCCGGGCACTGCTCAAATGGTCAGTCGTTGACCAGTAAAACTGCCCATCTGTGCTTTGCAACGCCAGCAATTCACCTTTGTGGTAAATGCTCGCCCGCTTCACCCCCGCCGTGCTGTCCAATTCCAGCAGTGGCTGAGCAAGCACCGACGACCAGACGTAATAACTCAGGTTGCCGTTGTTACTCGCCTTATAACGCCGGTTCGCGCCGTCGTAGCCAGACACATTGGCGCTGCTGCCTGCCTGCACCAGCCGGTTCGCGCCGTCATAGCTATAGGTCGTCGCGCCGTTGGCGGTCATGTTCCCGGCGGCATCGTAGCCAAAGCTCGCCCCGCCCGCCGTGCTCAACCGGTTGGTGGGCGCGCCAGTGGGGCCGGTCTGATAGGTGAGCGATTGCTGGTTGTTCAGGTTGGTGATGTTGCCCCAGCGGTCATAACCGTACTGGTTCACGTAACTGCCGTTGACGGTAACGCCGGTCAAGCGGTTGAAGCCGTCGTAAGTGAACTTGCGATGGTTCGCAAAGCTTGCGTTATCGGCCAGCTTGCGCACCTTGCCGTTGTTGATGCCGTTCTCGTAATAGTCGTAATACTGTTGCAACAACACGCTGCCGCTGCCGACCTGTTGCACTTGGTAATTCGCCAATTGCTGCCGCATCGGATTGTAATCGGCGGTCAGCCGTGTGCCGTTGCCATAATCCACCGTGCGCGGCATGCCCCAGGCGCGATAGCCAAAGGCCGTGGCTACGTTGGTGGTGTTATTCGGATCGTTGCCGAGCAGGTCGGTGCCGATGCCCGCCAACGCGCCAGCGTAGTTGTAGGCGTAGTTGACCGTCCGCGTAAAGGTTGACGGCGGCGGTTGCAAGACCGGCGCGGCAATGAAATTGGCATTCGTGACATTGGCCGTTACGGTTGGGTAACTGCGATTTACCGGTGAGAAGTAATAACCGCTTTGCGATCCTGTCACCGTGAAACTGCCGCCGCTGGCCAGCCCGGTGAAGCTATATTGCCCGCTGCTGTTCGTCACTGTTTGCAAGCCCAGCGACCCGCTCAGCGTCAACGTGAGGCCACCCAATCCGACACCCAGTGCAGTTGTCACTTGCCCGCCGATGCTCAGGCTGCCCGCCGGAGGCGTGTTCGGCACGCCGCTCGACGGCACTGGAATATCGCTCTGCTGTCCCCACGCTTGCACCAACGACGAACCGTTGGAACTGCGCAGCGCATACCAAGTGCCGTCGCTGGGCCGCCACACGGCAATATCGGTTTTGCCATCGCCATCATAATCACCTGGCACGGGCAGGTCTGTGCCCACACCCCAGGCTTGCGTCTGCGTTGCGCCGTTCGAGCTTTTCAGAATGTACCAAGTGCCGGTGGCGCGCCGGAAGACGGCCAGATCGGTTTTGCCATCGCCGTCATAATCGCTCGGTATGGGTTGATCGCCCTGTGCGCCCCAGGCGGTGATTTGCGACTGGTTATCCGAAGAGCGTTTGATATACCAATTCCCCTCAGCGCCGCGCCAGACCGACAGATCGGTCTTACCATCGCCGTCGAAATCAGCCGGTTTAGCCAGTTGCAGCAACGCCGCCGCAGTGCGTGCGCTGGTATTGAAGAGCAGTGCGGTGGGCGCTGTTTGCAGCGCGTTGGCCTTGTGTCGCACGCGCCCGCTTTGGCACTAAGAGTCGCATCGCGCGCTAGCTCTTGAGTTAACTAATCAATCGTTCGAGTTCATCCTCGAGATCGTCATCCACAATTAACACATTGATCAGACCGAGTTTTACGGCCTCCAGTGCGAAAGGGGCTTTGTTCTTACCTGCGGCGAAGCACACCACGCCAGGCAGATTGTTTTGCTCGGCTCGTTGGGCGCAAGCCACCAGATGTTTTTGTTGGATGCCAGTCCAGCGGGCGTTGACTTGGCGTACCTTCTCTTTTGCCTTTTGATTGAGTTCCAAACGCGGGATTAGGACGCCGGCAATATCCCCAAGCACCAATTTTTCGAGCATGCGCAAGTTGAACTTTTTTTTGAGCCACTCGGCGCTGCGATAACCCAATAAGCGTTGGGCGGGGCCCACGCTGGTCAAAATCATGTCGAGTTTCTCGACATATGGCTGGTGTTTTACCGGTTCGCCTGAAGGATGACCAAAGATCAGTTCATAGTCATTGACACTTTCCAGCAGGCGCCAGACCACACTCATTTCTTGGGCATTGAAGTCCGTCGGAATAAAGGCGGGAACCATGCCCAGCGAAAGCGTCGCGCGATCATCGCCGGTATAGAATTTTTCCAGCAAGGCCGCGAGATTGGACGAGGAGAAATGATTCGGCTCTTGTCCGAGCGGTTCGCCACAAAGTGGAATGGCATTCGGAGCGGCATTGGAACGAGGTGGGGCGAGCGGAGGGCCCGCCAACATGGCAATCAGCACTCCCAAGGTTTCGCCCCAGGAAACCCCGCATAATTTGGCGCGCATGAGCAATTGCCTGACGAAAGGCGCGGCACGCTGGCTGAACTCTTGCAAACGCTTGGCCCAGGCTTCGTCCGTGGTTTCTTGACTGCCGCTGGGAAATTCGCGTAACACCAATCCCTTTCTAGCACTGTGTTGACGCATCAATTCATTCAAACGTACTTCCAGTTTTTTACGCGAAGCGGCCACGCGAATTTCTTGCAGCGTGGCCGGGGCGACTTTTTCGTGAACAAAGCGCACTTCTGCTTTCAGGTAACCCGTGGCGCGCGCCTTTGCCAGTAAGCGCGAAACCGTCGCCTGACTGAGCCCCAGATCACTGGCAAT of Acidobacteriota bacterium contains these proteins:
- a CDS encoding VCBS repeat-containing protein, which gives rise to MRHKANALQTAPTALLFNTSARTAAALLQLAKPADFDGDGKTDLSVWRGAEGNWYIKRSSDNQSQITAWGAQGDQPIPSDYDGDGKTDLAVFRRATGTWYILKSSNGATQTQAWGVGTDLPVPGDYDGDGKTDIAVWRPSDGTWYALRSSNGSSLVQAWGQQSDIPVPSSGVPNTPPAGSLSIGGQVTTALGVGLGGLTLTLSGSLGLQTVTNSSGQYSFTGLASGGSFTVTGSQSGYYFSPVNRSYPTVTANVTNANFIAAPVLQPPPSTFTRTVNYAYNYAGALAGIGTDLLGNDPNNTTNVATAFGYRAWGMPRTVDYGNGTRLTADYNPMRQQLANYQVQQVGSGSVLLQQYYDYYENGINNGKVRKLADNASFANHRKFTYDGFNRLTGVTVNGSYVNQYGYDRWGNITNLNNQQSLTYQTGPTGAPTNRLSTAGGASFGYDAAGNMTANGATTYSYDGANRLVQAGSSANVSGYDGANRRYKASNNGNLSYYVWSSVLAQPLLELDSTAGVKRASIYHKGELLALQSTDGQFYWSTTDHLSSARLLTNTAGNVAYTAQFDPFGQIISEWSASGDVNLNTRKFATYERDVATGLDYAQARTYGSGWGRFAQADPKGRACNGQKPDVMGAAQIDRPQSFNRYAYAMNDPANNFDPTGLSCVTATLACIAAAGYFLLNNVAIVGACASGFVPGCFVAIATHPLAAIAAAAACANASDECSRGKRPNAN